The following proteins are encoded in a genomic region of Mycolicibacterium confluentis:
- a CDS encoding NYN domain-containing protein, with amino-acid sequence MTMVDPGTETDEGESEVVRRVLLVWDAPNLDMGLGAILGGRPTAAHRPRFDALGRWLLARTAEVAEASGDPGAAVEPEATVFTNIAPGSADNVRPWVEALRNVGFAVFAKPKIDEDSDVDADMLNHIALRREEGLAGLLVASADGQAFRHPLEQIAREDGVPVQVLGFREHASWALASDTLEFVDLEDIPGVFREPLPRIGLDSLPDEGAWLQPFRPLSSLLASRA; translated from the coding sequence ATGACCATGGTGGATCCGGGCACCGAAACCGACGAGGGCGAATCCGAGGTCGTTCGCCGCGTACTGCTGGTCTGGGACGCACCCAACCTCGACATGGGGCTGGGCGCGATCCTCGGGGGTCGCCCCACCGCCGCGCACCGCCCGCGGTTCGACGCGCTGGGACGCTGGCTGCTGGCCAGGACCGCTGAGGTGGCCGAGGCCAGCGGCGACCCCGGTGCGGCCGTCGAACCGGAAGCGACTGTCTTCACCAACATCGCCCCAGGCAGCGCCGACAATGTGCGGCCGTGGGTCGAGGCGTTGCGTAACGTGGGTTTCGCGGTCTTCGCCAAACCGAAGATCGACGAGGACAGCGATGTCGACGCCGACATGCTCAACCACATCGCCCTGCGACGTGAGGAGGGTCTGGCCGGGCTGCTCGTGGCCTCGGCGGATGGGCAGGCGTTCCGCCATCCGCTCGAGCAGATCGCCCGCGAGGACGGCGTCCCCGTGCAGGTGCTTGGATTTCGCGAACATGCGAGTTGGGCGCTAGCGTCGGATACCTTGGAGTTCGTCGACCTGGAAGACATTCCTGGCGTTTTCCGGGAGCCGCTGCCGCGAATCGGCCTAGATTCGCTTCCAGACGAGGGGGCGTGGCTGCAGCCGTTCCGACCGCTGTCGTCGCTGCTCGCCTCCCGGGCTTGA
- the trmB gene encoding tRNA (guanosine(46)-N7)-methyltransferase TrmB — MGNDGGMRAHCGAESAKPVAEPSEPADPDGSAAPEHRRVTSFRTRRSTLTEKQQRTWDRLWPQLGTQARTEAGPAERLDTTAWFGRTAPVILEIGCGTGTSTLAMAQAEPDLDVVAAEVYKRGLAQLLCAIDREGVTNIRMVRGDGVEVLENMFAPGSLTGVRVFFPDPWPKSRHHKRRLLQPSTVALIADRLRPGGVLHAATDHAGYAEQIAEVGDAEPLLRRVPVAEQAGLPISVQRPTTKYESKAHHVGSAISELVWERR; from the coding sequence ATGGGTAACGATGGGGGGATGCGTGCGCACTGTGGGGCCGAGTCAGCGAAACCTGTCGCTGAACCCTCCGAGCCCGCCGATCCCGACGGCTCCGCTGCCCCCGAGCACCGCCGAGTGACCAGTTTCCGGACCCGGCGCTCCACCCTGACCGAGAAACAACAGCGCACTTGGGACCGCCTCTGGCCCCAGCTGGGCACCCAGGCCCGCACCGAGGCCGGGCCCGCCGAGCGGTTGGACACGACCGCCTGGTTCGGCCGCACCGCGCCGGTGATCCTGGAGATCGGCTGCGGGACCGGAACCTCGACGTTGGCGATGGCACAGGCCGAACCCGACCTCGACGTCGTGGCCGCCGAGGTCTACAAGCGCGGGCTGGCCCAACTGCTGTGCGCGATCGACCGTGAGGGCGTCACCAACATCAGGATGGTCCGCGGCGACGGCGTCGAGGTCCTCGAGAACATGTTCGCGCCGGGATCGCTGACCGGCGTGCGGGTGTTCTTCCCGGATCCCTGGCCCAAGTCCCGCCACCACAAGCGGCGTCTGCTGCAGCCCTCGACGGTCGCGCTGATCGCCGATCGGCTCCGGCCGGGCGGTGTGCTGCACGCGGCCACCGACCACGCCGGTTACGCCGAGCAGATCGCCGAGGTCGGCGACGCCGAACCACTGCTGCGTCGGGTCCCGGTCGCCGAGCAGGCCGGCCTGCCCATCTCCGTGCAGCGTCCGACCACCAAGTACGAGTCGAAGGCGCACCACGTCGGCAGCGCGATCAGCGAGCTCGTCTGGGAGCGCCGATGA